The genomic segment GCGCGTAGTGCTGATGGCCGGGGCGCAAATCGGCAAGACCGAAGCCGGATTGAACTGGCTGGGCTACGTCATCCACCACGCACCGGGGCCGATGCTGCTGGTGCAGCCCACGGTGGAAGGCGCCAAGCGCGTCTCCAAGCAGCGGGTGGATGCGCTGATCGAAGCGAGTCCCGAACTCGCCAGCCGCGTCAAAGACCCGAGAAGCCGGGATTCCGGCAACACCCAGCTGATGAAGGAATTCCCCGGTGGCGTGCTGATCATGACCGGCGCCAACTCAGCGGTGGGCCTGCGCTCGATGCCGGTGCGCTACCTGTTTCTCGATGAGGTGGATGGCTACCCGGGCGACGCCGATGGCGAAGGCGATCCGGTGGCACTGGCCGTGCAGCGGGCCGCCACCTTTGTCAATCGCAAGGTCTATCTGTGCTCAACCCCGACCCTGAAGGGTTTCTCGCGCATCGAAGCCGCTTACCTGGAATCGGACCAGCGGGTGTTCGAAGTGCCCTGCGATCACTGCGGGGCGCACAGCCAGATCCAGTGGCGCGACATCCAATGGCCGACCGGCAAGATGAGCGAGGCCGCCTGGCACTGCCCGCACTGCGACGGCATTCACCCCGAGTACCGCAAGCCGGCGCTGCTCGCCAATGGCCGCTGGACCGCCAAATCGCAAGGCGATGGCAAGACGGTGGGCTTCCATCTCTCCAGCCTATATAGCCCCTGGCTCACCTGGGGCGAGATTGCCCAAGAGCATCACGCGGCCAAGGAAGACCCCGTCAGATTGAAGGTGTGGGTGAATACCAAACTGGCCGAGACCTGGGAAGACCGGGAGGGTGAGACCTTGGACGCCGAAGGCTTGATGGAACGTCGTGAAGCCTACGGCCCAGCGATTCCTGCTGAGGTCGCGCTGCTGACCTGCGGAATCGACGTGCAGGACGACCGCCTGGAGTTGGAGGTGGTTGGCTGGGGCCGGGACGAGGAGTCGTGGTCCATCGACTACAAGGTGCTGTGGGGCGACCCGTCCGCACCGGACACCTGGGCGCAACTCGACGCCTATCTGGGCAACCGCTTCGAGCATGAAACGCTGGCCAATGGCCTGACCATCGAAGCGGCCTGCCTCGACACCGGTGGCCACCACACGCTGGCGGCCTACGCCTTCTGCAAGAGCCGGGAGCGTAAACGTATCTGGGCGATCAAGGGTGGCTCGGGCAAACGCCCGATCTGGCCCAAGCGCCCGAGCAAGGCCAACAAGGGCAAGGTCAATCTGTTCACGGTGGGGGTCGATGCCGCCAAGGAAGCGATCTACGCCCGCTTGAAGAAGTCAGACGCCGGGGCTGGTGCGATGCATTTCCCACTGGATCGGGATGCGCAGTATTTCGAGCAGCTGACTGCCGAGCGGATTCGCACCCGCTACGTGAAGGGTTTCCCGCATCGTTTTTGGTGGAAACCGGATGGCCGGCGCAACGAAGCGCTCGATTGCCGGGTGTACGCCTACGCGGCATTGCACGGCCTGCTGTCGATGGGACTGAATTTGAACAAGCGGGTCGAGGCGCTGCCGCCGGTGCCGACCAGTCGCCAAGGCAAGAGCACACCTGTTTCGGCCCCGATGACCGCCAGCCCGCGCCGTCGGCGCATGGCGATTTCTTCCACTTACCTCTGATACCGCCAGCCTCCCGCTGGCCGGGAGTGCTGTCCATGACCCTCGACCAACTCAAGGCCCAGCGGGAAGCCCTGCAGGCCGCCCGCTTCAACGGCGTGCTTACTGTGAAGGCCGGCGACAAGTGGGTCACCTACAAGTCGGACGCCGAGCTGCAGTCGGCCCTGGGGGATCTGGAACGTGAGATCGCCAAGGCAGAAGGCCGCCCGCGTGCCCGGCGCATCCGCGCTTATGCCGGGAAGGGGTTGTGATGGGGATGCTCAAGAACCTGCGCCGCAAGGTCGGTGCCATGGTGGGCGGCTTCGAGGGCGGACTGTCCGCGCGACGCCTCAAAACGTTTCACGCCAGCCGTGCCCACGTCAATACGCTGATCCAAGCCGCCGGCGCCGATATGACCGCGCGTGCCCGGTACCTGATCCGCAACAACGGCTACGCCGCCAATGCAGTCGAGTCCTGGGCCGGCAATGCGGTAGGCACCGGCATCAAACCCTCGTCGGGGATCGGTGATGCAGTGCTCAAGGATCGGGTGCAGCGCCTGTGGCTGCGCTGGACGGACGAGTCGGATGCCGAAGGGCTGACGGATTTCTATGGCCAGCAACGTCGGGCCGCTCGGGAACTGTTCATCGCCGGCGAAGTGTTCTTCCGCATCCGACCACGCCGGCCCGAGGATGGTTTGTCCGTGCCACTGCAGTTGCAGATGCTGCCGGCCGAGATGCTGCCCTTGAACCACAACCAGTTGCTGGAGAACGGTCACCGCATCCGCCAAGGCATCGAGTTCGACCGCATCGGCCGGCGCGTGGCCTACCACTTCCTGCGCCGCCACCCGGGTGACATCACCGATCCGGGACTGGCGGGGGAGACCGTGCGGGTGCCGGCTGAGTCGGTGCTGCACATTGTTGATCCGGTCGATGCCGGGCAACTGCGCGGCGTGTCGCGCTTCTCGCCGGCGCTGGTGAAGCTGTTCTTGCTCGACCAGTACGACGATGCCGAACTCGACCGCAAGAAGGTCGCGGCGATGTTCGTCGGCTTCGTGCGTCGGCCCGAGCGTGACTTCGACAACAGCAATGAAACCGATGACCGGGGCGAACCGCTGCTGCCGCTCGAACCCGGGCAACTCCAGATCCTGGATGACGGCGAGGACATCACCTTCTCGACCCCGGCCGATGTCGGTGGCAACTACGAGAGCTTCCAGTACCGGACGCTCTTGCAGGTCGCTGGCGCCCTGGGGTTGCCCTACGCCAACCTGTCGGCCGATATGTTGAAGGCCAACTACTCGAACACCCGAGCGGCGCTCTTGGAGTTTCGCCGCCGCATCGAAGCCTTCCAGCACTCGGTGCTGGTGTTTCAGCTGTGCCGGGCGGTGTGGGCGCGCTGGATGGACACGGCGGTGCTCTCGGGCTCCCTTGATCTTCCGGACTACGAGCAACGCCGCGCCGACTACCTGGACTGCAGCTGGCTGCCCCCGCGCTGGGATTGGGTCGATCCCTTGAAAGACATCCGCGCCGAGATCAATGCCATCGAGGCCGGACTCAAGTCGCGTACCCAGGCGATTGCCGAACGGGGCTTTGATGCCGCGATGGTCGATGCCGAGATTGCTGGTGACCATCGGCGTGAGGACAGCCTGGGGCTCTCTTTTGGGTGCAAGCCTGTACCGGTTCCGCCGCCAGCCCCCGCTCCCTCGAACTGAGGAATCCCCATGACCGATTTGCCTTACCTGGCGTCCCGCCTATACGGGACGCCGCTCCTGATTGCGCGCCCGAAACTCGAAGTGATCCTCGGGGTGGTGGCCAGAAAGCTCGCGGGCGACATCCTGGCCACGCCACCGCCGGCCACTGTTGATGCCGGCATGACTGGTGGCCTCCAGAACCTGGAGGGCATCGCCATCATCCCGATCCTCGGCACCCTGGTGCGTCGCTCTTCCTATATCGGTGCAGCCAGTGGCCTCACCAGTTATCACGAGATCGAGGCCATGGCCGAAGCGGCCTTTACCGACCCGCAGGTCCGCGCCGTCCTGCTGGAGATCGACTCCAGTGGCGGTGAGGCGGGTGGGGTGTTCGATCTGGCGCAGCGATTACGCACCCTGGCACAGACCTCGGGCAAGCCGCTCTGGGCCATCGCCGATGAGGCGGCGCTGTCGGCGGCCTACGCCATTGCCTGTGCCGCTGACCGACTGTGGCTCACCCGCACCGCCGAGGTGGGCTCGATTGGCGTGGTGGCGGTACACGTTGATGAGTCAGTGGCCGACGCCAAAGCCGGGATGACCTACACCTTCCTGCACGCTGGCGCCCACAAGGTCGATGGCCATCCGCACGCGCCGCTGCCGGCACCAGTCGCCGCTGACATCCAGACCGACATCGATCAGCTGCACGACCAGTTCATCGCGCTGGTCGCCGGGTTTCGGCGCCTGACGCCAGAGGTGGTGCGCGCCACCGAAGCCCGTGTCTATCGCGGTGAGGCAGCCATCCAGGCAGGCCTCGCCGATCAGCTCGGCACCACCCGCGAGGCGCTGACCGCCCTGCAACGCCAGCTGGCGTTGTCTGCCGGCCGCAGCCTGCGCAACAAGGCCGCTGCGCTGTCGGCTGCACGCACTACCCCTCGATCCCAACTTTCCCAGCAGGAGATCTCCATGAATGATCACAACCTCGTCACGCCGGTGGATGACGCCCAAGAGAACACAGCCCCGACCCCGGCGCAGTCACCGCAAACCCCGCCGCCGCTCGATGAAGCGGCCATCACTGCTCAAGTTGAGCAGCGACTGCGCCGCCAACTTGCCGAGCTGACCGAGATCGCCGCCCAGGCCAAACGCCTCGGGGTCACCGTCGATCCGGCCCAGGCCCTGGCGCGCGGTGTCACCCCGGACGCGCTGCGCCAGTCGGTGCTGAAGCAGGCTGCCGAGCGGGATGTGGCGCAAGACATCGTGGCCGAGGCCCCGGCACCTGCCTCTACCAAACCCCAATCCGTCGCTGACAGCCCCTTGGTCAAAGCGGCCCAAGCCTATGGAGCCCGTAAATGAGCACACCTTTGATTTCCCCATCGACGCTGGGTGACCTCATCAAGCGCGAGTCCGACCCGGACTACACCCGCGAGACCGTCACCCTGAAGGCTGGCGCCGCTTATCCGCTGGGTGCCGTGCTCGGTCGCATCACCGCCACGGGCGTCTATGCGTTTTCGCCTGCGGCATCGACCACAGGCATCGAAGGCGCCGAGATTGCTTCGGCCGTGCTGCTGCACCCGGTCGCCGTCAGCGACACCGACACTCAGGCCGTTGTGCTTGCGCGCGGGCAGGTGATCGTCGCTGACCGTGCGCTGGCTTTCGATGCCACCGTGGCAGACGCCGCCGCCCAATCCCTCAAACACCAGCAACTGGCTGCCCACGGCATCGTCGTGCGTCCGGTCGCTTGATAAGGAGTTCCCCCATGACCGTGATCGTCAATCCGTTCGACGCCGGCGGCTTCACGCTGGCCGAGATGTCGGCCGCCATCCAGATGCTGCCCAATCCCTACGGCCGGGTGGGCCAGCTGGGGCTGTTTGCACCCGAGCCAATTTCCCAGCGCAACGTCACCATTGAGTCCATCGAGGGCGAGCTGCGTCTGCTGCCGGCTGTTGCGCCCGGCGCGCCTGCGACGGTGGGCACTACCGACAAGCGCTCGGTACGCTCCTTTGCCGTGCCGC from the Denitratisoma oestradiolicum genome contains:
- a CDS encoding phage terminase large subunit family protein, with product MFDTAESAVESAWKRGLAPDPILTVDDWANRHRMLSSVASAEPGRWSTSRTPYLKAVMETLSATSRFERVVLMAGAQIGKTEAGLNWLGYVIHHAPGPMLLVQPTVEGAKRVSKQRVDALIEASPELASRVKDPRSRDSGNTQLMKEFPGGVLIMTGANSAVGLRSMPVRYLFLDEVDGYPGDADGEGDPVALAVQRAATFVNRKVYLCSTPTLKGFSRIEAAYLESDQRVFEVPCDHCGAHSQIQWRDIQWPTGKMSEAAWHCPHCDGIHPEYRKPALLANGRWTAKSQGDGKTVGFHLSSLYSPWLTWGEIAQEHHAAKEDPVRLKVWVNTKLAETWEDREGETLDAEGLMERREAYGPAIPAEVALLTCGIDVQDDRLELEVVGWGRDEESWSIDYKVLWGDPSAPDTWAQLDAYLGNRFEHETLANGLTIEAACLDTGGHHTLAAYAFCKSRERKRIWAIKGGSGKRPIWPKRPSKANKGKVNLFTVGVDAAKEAIYARLKKSDAGAGAMHFPLDRDAQYFEQLTAERIRTRYVKGFPHRFWWKPDGRRNEALDCRVYAYAALHGLLSMGLNLNKRVEALPPVPTSRQGKSTPVSAPMTASPRRRRMAISSTYL
- a CDS encoding phage portal protein; its protein translation is MLKNLRRKVGAMVGGFEGGLSARRLKTFHASRAHVNTLIQAAGADMTARARYLIRNNGYAANAVESWAGNAVGTGIKPSSGIGDAVLKDRVQRLWLRWTDESDAEGLTDFYGQQRRAARELFIAGEVFFRIRPRRPEDGLSVPLQLQMLPAEMLPLNHNQLLENGHRIRQGIEFDRIGRRVAYHFLRRHPGDITDPGLAGETVRVPAESVLHIVDPVDAGQLRGVSRFSPALVKLFLLDQYDDAELDRKKVAAMFVGFVRRPERDFDNSNETDDRGEPLLPLEPGQLQILDDGEDITFSTPADVGGNYESFQYRTLLQVAGALGLPYANLSADMLKANYSNTRAALLEFRRRIEAFQHSVLVFQLCRAVWARWMDTAVLSGSLDLPDYEQRRADYLDCSWLPPRWDWVDPLKDIRAEINAIEAGLKSRTQAIAERGFDAAMVDAEIAGDHRREDSLGLSFGCKPVPVPPPAPAPSN
- a CDS encoding S49 family peptidase, whose translation is MARKLAGDILATPPPATVDAGMTGGLQNLEGIAIIPILGTLVRRSSYIGAASGLTSYHEIEAMAEAAFTDPQVRAVLLEIDSSGGEAGGVFDLAQRLRTLAQTSGKPLWAIADEAALSAAYAIACAADRLWLTRTAEVGSIGVVAVHVDESVADAKAGMTYTFLHAGAHKVDGHPHAPLPAPVAADIQTDIDQLHDQFIALVAGFRRLTPEVVRATEARVYRGEAAIQAGLADQLGTTREALTALQRQLALSAGRSLRNKAAALSAARTTPRSQLSQQEISMNDHNLVTPVDDAQENTAPTPAQSPQTPPPLDEAAITAQVEQRLRRQLAELTEIAAQAKRLGVTVDPAQALARGVTPDALRQSVLKQAAERDVAQDIVAEAPAPASTKPQSVADSPLVKAAQAYGARK
- a CDS encoding head decoration protein, which codes for MSTPLISPSTLGDLIKRESDPDYTRETVTLKAGAAYPLGAVLGRITATGVYAFSPAASTTGIEGAEIASAVLLHPVAVSDTDTQAVVLARGQVIVADRALAFDATVADAAAQSLKHQQLAAHGIVVRPVA
- a CDS encoding phage head-tail joining protein — its product is MTLDQLKAQREALQAARFNGVLTVKAGDKWVTYKSDAELQSALGDLEREIAKAEGRPRARRIRAYAGKGL